The Juglans regia cultivar Chandler chromosome 1, Walnut 2.0, whole genome shotgun sequence nucleotide sequence CAAAAAGATCCAATCGTGGAGGAGCCGACGGATAAGAATAATATTCCAGTTCTTGAAACTACTAATATTCCAGTTCTTGAAAATACAGAGGTTGAGTCAAAAGAATCAGCTGAGGAGGATCGGGTGTTAGTTGTTCAAGCGGATAATCTTGATCATGCGGAGTTGGAACCGGAAAAGTATCCAGAGGATAAACTTGAGATTCCGGAACGTGCGGAAGAGATGATTCCAAGAATTATGAATGGTCATTTGGATTGTGCGAACCGTTTGAGGGAAACAGAATTAGAAACAGATATGAGGGAGGGGGAGTTTGTTCCTAGTTCTGCAGAAAAAGATGTTTATGATGGACCTGCGAAAGAGGTATGTCTGGAAGATGGGTCGATGTCTGATCCGGAGCCTGAGAAATGTGCGGAAGTTTTTTTGCAGGAGAAGGAATATCACTCGGCTGCCGAAGATGAAGTTGTTAAGCGTAAATATCAAAAGAGGCAGTTTGAGAGGATCCGTAGTTCTAGGCGGGTGATCACTAGAACACAAAAGTTTTCTCAATGATTGGATCAATTTTAGTTTGGAATGTAAGAGGTTTAGGTACCTCTAAGAGAAGATTACAAAAAATGCTGTCTAAATATAAGCCAAAATTGATAGTGTTGCTGGAACCTTTTCAGAGTATGGTTAAAATCCATAGTTTCATGCGGTTATTGAGATTTGATGAGGCGATATCAAATGAGACTGATGGTGGTAAAATctgggtgttttggaaaaatgaattgGATGTGCAGGTGGTTCGCATGAGTTCGCAGTTTGTGTCATTATGCATTACCGAAGGAAGTAATCATTTcttgggtaattttatttatgcaaagtgtaataGGCTTGAACGACAACTGCTTTGGGAGGAGTTGAATTCGGACAGAATGGGTGTGGAGCCATGTTTGTTTGCTGGGGATTTCAATGTAATTCGGTCGGATATTGAGAGATGTGGTGGGCGTCCGAGGAATAGAGTTGCAATTGATGAGTTTAATAGATGGATTCATCAGGGTGGGTTGTTGGAAATGAATTCACAAGGTGGTAagtttacatggtgtaatggtcagcaaGGATTATCTAGAGCTTGGGCAAAGCTGGATAGAGTTTTACTTGATGCAAATTTTCTATCTCTTTTTCCGAATGCTCATTGTTTGTATCTTCCTAGGACTACATCGGACCATTGTCCTATGGTAATAGAATTTTTAagtgatcctttctcttatggtccACCTCCATTTccttttcagcaaatgtgggttgagcatccGGATTTTATGACTCTTGTTCAAAAGGTTTGGTCTGAATCGGTTATAGGTTCGGGGCTGTTTAAATTAGCTATGAAACTTAAAAAACTTAAGGTGGCGTTGCGTGTATGGAACAAGAGTGTATTTGGGAGAACTAATACTCAGATTGCTATTCTTGAAGATAAGATTGAGAATCTGGAAAATTTGTTGCAGAGAGGTTgggatgatgatattgaaaGGGAATTAGTAAGGAGTTCTAATGAGTTGTCTTCTTGGAGGCTTAGGGAGGATATTAGATTGGCACAAATGGCTAAAATTAAGTGGAGAATGGATGGTGAtaggaatacaaaattttttcatgtgtggttATCTAATAAAAAGCATAGGAAAATTCATCAGTTAAGAACCTCGAATGGGTTGGCATTTAATTCTCCGGAAGCAATTCATCTTGGAgctgttgattatttttctgattttcttcaAAGATCTAATCCGGTTAGGGAGGTGCCTGATTTATCTAGTTTAATTTCGTCGGTTATTAATGATGAGGATTGTGTCCGGCTTTGTGGGATCCCTTCGTTGGTTGAAGTGAAAGAGGCTCTATCAActattcctattaatagttctccgggtccagatggttttggcgcggatttttttatgagttgctgggaggtggttaaagtgGACGTTTTAGAAgccatttcagaattttttctatcaaaacgccttccgagattttattcggcttcttATATTGTGCTTATCCCGAAGGTAGATGTACTGTCgggatttgataaattt carries:
- the LOC118348704 gene encoding uncharacterized protein LOC118348704, with amino-acid sequence MRLLRFDEAISNETDGGKIWVFWKNELDVQVVRMSSQFVSLCITEGSNHFLGNFIYAKCNRLERQLLWEELNSDRMGVEPCLFAGDFNVIRSDIERCGGRPRNRVAIDEFNRWIHQGGLLEMNSQGGKFTWCNGQQGLSRAWAKLDRVLLDANFLSLFPNAHCLYLPRTTSDHCPMVIEFLSDPFSYGPPPFPFQQMWVEHPDFMTLVQKVWSESVIGSGLFKLAMKLKKLKVALRVWNKSVFGRTNTQIAILEDKIENLENLLQRGWDDDIERELVRSSNELSSWRLREDIRLAQMAKIKWRMDGDRNTKFFHVWLSNKKHRKIHQLRTSNGLAFNSPEAIHLGAVDYFSDFLQRSNPVREVPDLSSLISSVINDEDCVRLCGIPSLVEVKEALSTIPINSSPASVNLYDAIPPADPRKSLSVDVGVSIDGSQEDGAYDGMGALLNGGVVVKYGVAAETRKVFVLDPGGGGGTFDVSVLTIENGVFESIDPNDDTHLRGGEIDYRKTFLGLVKKTREDARSEKNQIA